A genome region from Crossiella equi includes the following:
- the mca gene encoding mycothiol conjugate amidase Mca codes for MAEKLRLMTVHAHPDDESSKGAATTAKLVADGHEVMVVTCTGGERGSILNPAMDRPEVVENLAKVRHEEMARAAEILKVQHRWLPYVDSGLPEGDPLPPLPEGCFALVPLEESTAELVKVVREFRPHVIVTYDENGGYPHPDHIRCHEVSVAAFEAAGDPDRFPEAGEPWQPLKLYYSHGFSRAKLMAFNEAMEARGLESPYVEWLKNWPADRPDVMERVTTQVECGEYFEIRDEALKAHATQIDPTSRWFAVPLDLQREVWPTEEYELARSLVDTTLPEDDLFAGVLTQVRT; via the coding sequence ATGGCAGAGAAGCTCCGCCTGATGACGGTGCACGCCCATCCGGACGACGAGTCGAGCAAGGGCGCCGCCACCACCGCGAAGCTGGTGGCCGACGGCCACGAGGTCATGGTCGTCACGTGCACCGGTGGCGAGCGCGGCAGCATCCTCAACCCGGCGATGGACCGCCCGGAGGTCGTGGAGAACCTGGCCAAGGTGCGCCACGAGGAGATGGCGCGCGCCGCCGAGATCCTCAAGGTGCAGCACCGCTGGCTGCCCTACGTCGACTCCGGCCTGCCCGAGGGCGACCCGCTGCCGCCGCTGCCGGAGGGCTGCTTCGCGCTGGTCCCGCTGGAGGAGTCCACCGCGGAGCTGGTCAAGGTCGTGCGCGAGTTCCGCCCGCACGTCATCGTCACCTACGACGAGAACGGCGGTTACCCGCACCCGGACCACATCCGCTGCCACGAGGTCAGCGTCGCGGCCTTCGAGGCGGCGGGCGACCCGGACCGCTTCCCCGAGGCGGGCGAGCCCTGGCAGCCGCTCAAGCTCTACTACTCCCACGGCTTCTCCCGGGCCAAGCTCATGGCCTTCAACGAGGCCATGGAGGCCCGCGGCCTGGAGTCGCCGTACGTCGAGTGGCTCAAGAACTGGCCCGCCGACCGCCCGGACGTCATGGAGCGGGTGACCACCCAGGTGGAGTGCGGGGAGTACTTTGAGATCCGGGACGAGGCGCTGAAGGCGCACGCCACCCAGATCGACCCGACCAGCAGGTGGTTCGCGGTCCCGCTCGACCTGCAGCGGGAGGTGTGGCCCACCGAGGAGTACGAGTTGGCCCGCTCGCTGGTCGACACGACCCTGCCGGAGGACGACCTGTTCGCCGGTGTCCTGACCCAGGTGCGTACATGA
- the greA gene encoding transcription elongation factor GreA, whose protein sequence is MAETVTWLTQDAFGRLKNELDELIANRPVIAAEINARREEGDLRENGGYHAAREEQGKQEARIRQLQELLRTAKVGEAPTQSGVAQPGMVVTIRYDGDDDTETFLLATREEGSHGDLEVYSPHSPLGAALMDAKVGESREYATPNGSTMKVTLLKAEPYKVA, encoded by the coding sequence GTGGCTGAGACCGTGACCTGGCTGACCCAGGATGCTTTCGGGCGGCTCAAGAACGAGCTGGACGAGCTCATTGCCAACCGCCCGGTCATCGCCGCGGAGATCAACGCCCGCCGCGAGGAGGGCGACCTGCGCGAGAACGGCGGCTACCACGCCGCCCGCGAGGAGCAGGGCAAGCAGGAGGCCCGGATCAGGCAGCTCCAGGAGCTGCTCCGCACGGCCAAGGTCGGCGAGGCGCCGACCCAGTCGGGTGTCGCACAGCCCGGCATGGTCGTCACCATCCGCTACGACGGCGACGACGACACCGAGACGTTCCTGCTGGCCACCCGCGAGGAGGGCTCGCACGGCGACCTCGAGGTCTACTCCCCGCACTCCCCGCTGGGCGCCGCGCTGATGGACGCCAAGGTGGGCGAGAGCCGCGAGTACGCCACCCCGAACGGCAGCACCATGAAGGTCACCCTGCTCAAGGCGGAGCCGTACAAGGTCGCCTGA
- a CDS encoding nucleotidyltransferase domain-containing protein yields MNLDYALLAAIVAEAERPVVFATVSGAHLYGFPSKDSDVDLRGVHVLAASELTGLRYGPETVERMWEHEGTELDLVTHDIAKFARLLLRPNGYVAEQLLSPLVVHSTELHQQLVGLAPKFLTSQHANHYRGFAKNQWRLFERNGELKPLLYTFRALLTGMHLMRTGQVLAHLPSLLAAQGGPAYLPELIAAKVEGEHRPLADVPGAPSEEALAEDVLDGLERLDLAEQASSLPTEPTAHDELHALVVASRPS; encoded by the coding sequence GTGAACCTCGACTACGCACTGCTGGCGGCGATCGTCGCCGAGGCCGAGCGCCCGGTGGTCTTCGCCACCGTCTCCGGCGCGCACCTGTACGGGTTCCCGTCCAAGGACTCGGACGTGGACCTGCGGGGCGTGCACGTGCTGGCCGCGAGCGAGCTGACCGGCCTGCGGTACGGGCCGGAGACGGTCGAGCGGATGTGGGAGCACGAGGGCACCGAGCTGGACCTGGTCACCCACGACATCGCCAAGTTCGCCCGGTTGTTGTTGCGCCCCAACGGTTACGTGGCTGAGCAGCTGCTCTCCCCGCTGGTCGTGCACAGCACCGAGCTGCACCAGCAGCTGGTCGGCCTGGCGCCGAAATTCCTGACCAGCCAGCACGCCAACCACTACCGGGGCTTCGCGAAGAACCAGTGGCGGCTCTTCGAGCGCAACGGCGAGCTGAAACCGCTGCTCTACACCTTCCGCGCGCTGCTCACCGGGATGCACCTGATGCGCACCGGCCAGGTGCTGGCCCACCTGCCGTCGCTGCTGGCGGCCCAGGGCGGGCCCGCGTACCTGCCGGAGCTCATCGCGGCCAAGGTCGAGGGCGAGCACCGGCCGCTGGCGGACGTGCCGGGCGCGCCGTCGGAGGAGGCCCTGGCCGAGGACGTGCTGGACGGGCTGGAACGCCTGGACCTGGCCGAACAGGCGAGCTCGCTGCCGACCGAGCCGACCGCGCACGACGAGCTGCACGCGCTGGTGGTGGCCTCGCGGCCGAGCTGA
- a CDS encoding DUF4307 domain-containing protein: MGERPLPEGRYGRSSDRRTPPWVRLALLVTAVAVGGVLAVVGYQNLGTTPIEGKQTAYRVLDNTSVEISFQVARQTPERAAVCIVRARSEDGDEVGRREVLVTPSRDTVVETTVVRTSRLAVTGVVFGCSYQVPEYLSSTARPSG; encoded by the coding sequence ATGGGCGAGCGTCCGCTCCCGGAGGGCCGCTACGGCCGGTCCTCCGATCGAAGGACACCCCCGTGGGTGCGGCTCGCACTGCTGGTCACGGCCGTGGCGGTCGGCGGCGTGCTCGCCGTCGTGGGCTACCAGAACCTCGGCACCACGCCCATCGAGGGCAAGCAGACGGCCTACCGGGTGCTCGACAACACATCCGTGGAGATCAGCTTCCAGGTGGCCCGGCAGACCCCGGAGCGCGCCGCGGTGTGCATCGTGCGGGCCCGCTCGGAGGACGGCGACGAGGTCGGCCGGCGCGAGGTGCTGGTGACCCCGAGCCGCGACACCGTGGTCGAGACCACAGTGGTCCGCACCTCCCGGCTGGCGGTCACCGGCGTGGTGTTCGGGTGCTCTTACCAGGTCCCCGAGTACTTGTCGAGCACCGCGCGGCCAAGCGGGTGA
- a CDS encoding nucleotidyltransferase domain-containing protein has product MIVLDLVREHTILSAVIGSQAYGLAGPDSDEDRRGVYAAPTELFWGMVKPPDSVEGPQPERLSWEVEHFCLLALKANPTVLELLVTPLVEECTDAGRELRELLPAFLSQRAVKSFRRATEQQLTRAAAALAEGGELKWKQVMHSLRLLLVGEHLVRTGELVVDARAHREELLSVKAGERDWDTVRTRAVGLFADIELAEADSPLAPMPDRAAVERWLVSVRRRSVEGKLT; this is encoded by the coding sequence GTGATCGTCCTGGACCTGGTGCGGGAGCACACGATCCTGTCCGCGGTGATCGGTTCGCAGGCCTACGGGCTGGCCGGGCCGGACTCCGACGAGGACCGCCGCGGGGTGTACGCGGCGCCGACCGAGCTGTTCTGGGGCATGGTGAAGCCGCCGGACAGCGTGGAGGGGCCGCAGCCGGAGCGGTTGAGCTGGGAGGTGGAGCACTTCTGCCTGCTGGCGCTCAAGGCCAACCCGACCGTGCTGGAGCTGCTGGTCACGCCCCTGGTGGAGGAGTGCACCGACGCGGGACGGGAGCTGCGGGAGCTGCTGCCCGCGTTCCTGTCCCAGCGCGCGGTGAAGTCCTTCCGCCGGGCCACCGAGCAGCAGCTCACCCGGGCCGCCGCCGCGCTGGCCGAGGGCGGTGAGCTGAAGTGGAAGCAGGTCATGCACAGCCTGCGCCTGCTGCTGGTCGGCGAGCACCTGGTGCGCACCGGCGAGCTGGTGGTCGACGCGCGGGCGCACCGCGAGGAGCTGCTGTCGGTCAAGGCCGGTGAACGCGACTGGGACACCGTGCGCACGCGCGCGGTCGGCCTGTTCGCCGACATCGAGCTGGCCGAGGCGGACAGTCCGCTGGCCCCGATGCCCGACCGCGCGGCGGTGGAGCGGTGGCTGGTGTCGGTGCGCCGCCGGTCCGTGGAAGGGAAGCTGACGTGA
- a CDS encoding CPBP family intramembrane glutamic endopeptidase: MRIFVGLGWALFALGLGWLLGNGYLDVRVAGNGTISIPVLGSLVAAVVALVLTRWVPPRLPEGFPGEVAAQPRVGRQAAFLTGIALLFPALLWAVPGLGRDVGYLGLKLLLFFALPLVVLACTGGIRLPTIRPTGRWRWLGPAVVGVVFLAVLQGWPWTPSQPGIVGDPVELLVGVVLVFLTASVGEELFYRYLLQTRLEARLGRWPGILASSLLFPLMHLPTRLLVFDLATGVAAVVVVQGTFGLVMGYLWSRYRNFWALVAVHAGVNHLSLLWLM; the protein is encoded by the coding sequence ATCTTCGTCGGTCTGGGCTGGGCGCTGTTCGCGCTGGGCCTGGGATGGCTGCTGGGCAACGGGTACCTCGACGTGCGGGTCGCCGGGAACGGCACGATCTCGATCCCGGTGCTGGGGTCGCTGGTCGCCGCGGTGGTGGCGCTGGTGCTCACCCGCTGGGTGCCGCCCCGGCTGCCGGAGGGCTTCCCCGGGGAGGTCGCCGCCCAGCCGCGGGTCGGCCGCCAGGCCGCGTTCCTGACCGGGATCGCGCTGCTGTTCCCGGCGCTGCTCTGGGCGGTGCCCGGACTGGGGCGGGACGTGGGCTACCTCGGCCTGAAGCTGCTGCTGTTCTTCGCGCTGCCGCTCGTGGTGCTGGCCTGCACCGGGGGCATCCGGCTGCCCACGATCCGGCCGACCGGGCGGTGGCGGTGGCTCGGCCCCGCGGTCGTCGGCGTGGTGTTCCTCGCGGTCCTGCAGGGCTGGCCGTGGACCCCTTCGCAGCCCGGGATCGTGGGCGACCCGGTGGAGCTGCTCGTCGGGGTGGTGCTGGTCTTCCTCACCGCGAGCGTGGGGGAGGAGCTGTTCTACCGGTACCTGCTCCAGACCCGGCTGGAGGCGCGCCTCGGCCGCTGGCCGGGCATCCTGGCCAGCTCACTGCTGTTCCCGCTGATGCACCTGCCCACCCGGCTCCTGGTCTTCGACCTGGCCACGGGAGTGGCCGCCGTGGTGGTCGTGCAGGGCACGTTCGGGCTGGTCATGGGCTACCTGTGGAGCCGGTACCGCAACTTCTGGGCCCTGGTGGCCGTGCACGCGGGCGTCAACCACCTCAGCCTGCTCTGGCTCATGTGA